The following is a genomic window from Daphnia magna isolate NIES linkage group LG4, ASM2063170v1.1, whole genome shotgun sequence.
TTTGGTATGCTGTGACGTCTTTATACGGCACAAAAGTTGCGTCATTCTCATAAACTCCCTCAAGCAAAAAAGACTGTGGAAATTTCATTTTACTTTCGAAAATCCGGCCGAGTCCATTGCATTCCTACCAGATTTGCCGTGAGGTTGCACCTCAGTCAGGTGTGTAGCAATTCTTCATTCAATCCCGGATGGTGCACTCGTATGTGAACTTGTTATTACTATGATAAACGTACATTAGTTGAAGATTTAATGTGTTGAGTTATCGTCTCAATATTCTGTCAGAGGTTGTCACGTTAAAGCCAAAAATATTGTGCAGTTTTTGGTGGCTATTGCTGGACGGATGTTTACGTGATCCAGATGACTAAAATTTCTGTGAAAACAGTGCTATTGTACATCTTATTAGGAGCTAGTCAAAGTGCTTCTAAATGGCTACCGATGATTCCAGATGGATCGCATCAAGTGATCACAGCCGGTGCAAACCTCGTACTGACTTGCATCTACCAATATCGAGACGAATACGACGCTAATTTCAGTAACATTTGGTGGACTCTACCTGATTATGTCGAAAAAAATACGGTTATTTCAATACTTTAAAGTTCCCttcattttttagaaaatgaatTGTGTTTTTCTCTAGATTGGCGATCTCCACACACGTCTtagtaaaacattttatagGAACGAGACACACTCGACATCGACAATCGTTTTACTCAGAGTCCGGCACACAGACACTGGTTTTTACGGTTGCGAGCAAAATAGttggaacaagaagaaaatccaACAATACGTCTACGTTTACAGTTAGTTCAATCAAACATAAATAACTTTAACTGAAACTCTTAATGGCTAATTGTGAATAGATGATAACAGCTTCGACTCCAAGTCGAGTTATCTCACATTCATGGATCCTTACGAAGCTGCTTACCTCGCCCAGCAGGGCGTGTCTCTTCACGTCCCTTGTAAACCAACCCATCCGAACTTGAACATCTCCGTCATCCGTACCAGTCAGCTCACAGCAAACGGAATAGTATCCAcggatttgaaaaaagaatcgGGAAAATACCAAGAAGATTTGCTATCCGAATTGGATTCGAATTGGCTGCTGAAAGCTGAACGCGGATTGACACTTACAAATCCGAAAGTCGGTGACGCCGGAAAATATGGATGTATTGGCACAATGAACAACATCACTGACGAGAAATATTTCGACATTTATGTCAAAGGTAAATTCATAACTCGATGAAATTAGAATTTCAGACTGAGATTGGTTAAATGCAAATAGGAATGGAGGTGGTCAGAGTCGGTGAGATGGAAGATCCGGCGGAAGGAGCCAACGCCACTCTAATCTGCCGAATGTTCACTGAAACTGAATTTTCTTCACCACCGGAATGGAGTTATCGAATTAATAATACCGGACAAATGCGAATTATAAATGAGACTAGTCCCCCTGAaggtaaatatatatacccCGTGTAACATGATTTGAATAACGACTGATTAATTAATTGCAGGTATACAAATCAAGACGCAACGGTGGATCAAAGAAGCTTGTATATCAGGATGTAGGGAATTTACATACTTTGAAAGCCGATTGGATTTGATGGACATTAAAGAAAATAGCGAGACAACATTCCAATGTTCAGCGTTCATCGATCGACAATCAGTATCAAAGATAATTCTGTTCACCCTTAAAGGTAAATTGACCTATTAAACAGATGTAGCTATACAAGATTTGCGTCTATATATGCTTTTACTTTCTCCAGGAATTAATTACGACCGGAAACAGGAAATCATTACGGTTATCGCCACTTCTGTGGCCATCATTTTGCTAATGTTGTTCGTGGTCGGAATTGGCATGAAATTGTACTTTGATAAGGTGAGTGGAATTATTAGTAATtgtaagaaattttttaaaaggtttAACTATACtggaaattgaaagaaaaatgcgaAAGAAGAAATTGCTAGAAGATTGGGCGGAAATCCAAATGGAATCAATCCGGATTTGCCGATCGAATATCAAATTGAATTCCTGCCTTACGATAAACGATGGGAATTCCCGAGAAATCGCCTAACACTCGGTTTCGTATATTCTAATTATCCCGCTTCATttcacgttttctttttcgttaaACCAAACCTTACATTCATACAGGGATTCAACTCGGAATCGGATGCTTTGGACGCGTTGTCAAAGCTGAAGCAATCGGCCTCAAAGATTCGAAAGAAACTGTCAAAACAGTGGCCGTCAAAATGATTAAATCGCAATCTGATGTCGTTGCCATGGATGCCCTTATTAGGGAATTAAAAATTCTGATTTATTTGGGATCGCATTTGAATGTTGTCAACTTATTAGGAGCCTGCACCAAAGATATTGCCAAAGGTATTTGCATTCACCTGTTCTATATTCTCGCCCTGTTGTGGCAAAACCCCCCCGTAACGTCATTGAAGTTTGTTGGGGGCTTTGAAGGTGAACTGTTGATCATCGTCGAGTACTGCCGGTTTGGCAACTTGCAGACCTACTTGATCAATCAGCGTAATCAATTTATCAATCAACTAGACGAATTTGGCAACATGAAATCAGGAATCAATGCTGAACACCCATACATACGGTAGAATGCGTTTCAAAATCGAGGTCAATCATTCaagaataattttgtttttcagtgaACATTTGTGTTTGTCTGCGAATGGAAAGCGAAATGTTGTCCAGCAAAAGGCACATATTGATGGAGATCCTGCCTATAATTTCACCATTTCCACCCGAGATTTAATTTCGTGGGCTTTTCAAGTAGCTCGAGGAATGGAATACTTGGCCAGCAAGAAAGTACtttaaattctaaaatatgattccaaaatttaaaaacaacaacagcgaATTACCAGGTCCTCCACGGTGATTTAGCAGCTCGTAACGTTTTACTAGCGGATGATGGAGTTGTTAAAGTGGCTGATTTCGGTATGGCTCGTAAAATGTATTACGACGTCAATTACGAGAAGAAGGGCCAGGTAATTGAGTGAGACAATGTCACGTCAGACAAGTGAATAAACACCGTCGTTGCAGGGACTATTGCCCGTCAAATGGATGGCCATAGAATCGTTGACAGATCACATCTTTTCTAGCCAATCTGACGTCTGGTCGTACGGTGTTTTACTTTGGGAACTGTTTTCCCTGGGCAAATTACCATATCCAGGTTTTCTGTTTACTTTTGCTTGCTGTTAGACAGTCACTTACCAAAGTTCTTTTCCCAGGGAGGAATGCTAAATTCGAACTGATTAAGGTGCTCCAAAACGGATATCGAATGGAGAAACCGGACAATGCGCCCAATTTCTTCGGCGAAATTATGGCAAACTGCTGGAAAATGGAGCCGAATGAGAGACCCACGTTTGTTCAGCTGCAGCAAATGATTGGCGACTATATGGAGCCGTTAACGGCTGCTGATTATTTGGATGTCAATGTTCCACGCCAATCTTGTAACGAAGAGATAAATAGATCGTCTTCCCAGATGTCGACAATGCCAAACGAAGAACCTGATTACCAATTTGCAAAAGAAGACGAGATGACTcgtctttaatttttaaagctcTATAGAATTTTACGATTAGTCTTGATGTGATGTCCGAAAACCTACTGTGATTTGTTCTGATTTCTGCCatgtaaaatattgttttctttccataATGAAAGccaattaaaattttgattgacCTCAGAATGCCATATACAAATACCATCTACACTCTTGATGAGATTATTTTGATGCGTCGTTACACAGCACTTACACACAGTTTTATAAggatgcacacacacacacatgtcCAAAGAAATAAGGGGAATCTACGCCACTCTGTTTAGATCTACAACAACATCCATACACTCTTATATAAAAATGTCATTTCTATAGAACTATTCCGTAAAGGgggccccttttttttatggatAAGAGGGGGGTTGTTACGGCCGGCCGACCAGCATCAACACAAAAGAGGGAGAGAATGAGATACAATAGACTATAGGGTGGCAAAAGTTATTTCATTCATGTAATGATCGATATATAGATGCACACCACGTTATTTTTTGAGCTTTGATTATCGAGCACActccaacaacaacgacaCTTGAAAAATCAAATAGGGAGTTATGTAACACATTGGCAGTCAACAGATCATCTCCGCTGCTGTCAACGCTCACGTTCTGCTTATCTCTTGTTGTCCTGCTGAAATAAGCCCTCCGTTCTCCGAGTGTCGTAACAGATAACACCATGCCCCGGATTACACGTCTATAATAGACCAGAGTATagagtatatatataatattatatTAGATCCATATTTATCTATTGTCGTTCGCCTTTTGCGGCTTAACAAAATGATGGCTATCGCCGTAATTATAAAATCCCGCGCTTCAACGCGTTCATACACCGCAGATTGAATATTAGCGAAGGCGAGTTTTGTGAGAGACTCGATTTCCCGATGACAAAAGATCGAAAATGGAAGAgagttttttgtgtgtgtgtgcccaGGGAAAGTTTTCACCACGGATGCTCTATACAGCGGCAGTGAGTGTGTGTGGCGTTTATGAATTTTCGATGATATTGAACAAGCAATGAATAGGGACCATCCAATAGAAGGGGGTTTGTCACAAGAGCTCCGAAATAGCATACACATTGTCCGAGAAAACCTCCTGGGATAGTTTGGTTGCCGCCTGATATGCCAAGTCAAAACTCTTCCGTCGAGCTTTCCTATTTTCGGGCCACCATGGAATCGAATTTGATAACTAAAAAAACCAGGGCATTTCAATAGCCATTTAAAAACCCCTCAAAAGTtgagtatatatatatgtctatactatatatatactagtTCTATTAaacagtttacataaagaaatCTAGCATATATAGAGACAGTGGAATTGAGACAGTTCTATAACGTGGTATATATTTCACAAGGTGACTGCGTGTTATTGTTGGGATATACCACCATAAGTCGATGAGGGTTATACGTTGTTCCGGATCGGTAACTTTGTCACCCTCCACACACACTCTTCTATATTCCGTTGATGTGTGTATAATATACTCCCTATACGAAGTACATTGAAGAGCaacagtctctctctcttctgtGGCTATTGTGTATGACCACGCCATCCCAAAAAtgttcactttttttttttctatgtgtgTCTGTCGATTTATTTAGTGAGGACGTAACTGACTACAACGACTTGATCGATTAGACAGTTggctcttctctctctctctctgtgtgtgcaTACACAAAAACACAAACGCCGTTTTTCCAGCGAAATCATCAAGCCGATAGATGGTGAAAGCTTATTTTCGGTGGACCTATAATATCTTctcccttttcctttttttttttggaagggGGGACATGTGTATAGGCAAAGTTTTTCCTGTTGCAAAAGCGGATGGAGGGGATATATATACTACTTGATGAATAGCTTTGTTATTGTTCTATGTGTACACAAAGAAAATTCCGTATGGATCGTGTTTGGAAATGAGACCCCATTGCCGGAATAAAGACGACAACCAGTTATAAGACTGCGGGTGTTAGAGATAATTATCGCGTCAGCTTTCGTAGGCTCTTTTTCAAGTAGTAAATGAACTTTTGCCGTATGGATTGACTGTTTTGTCTGTACGAAAGCCTCTTCCGGATCTCGGGGGGTAAGGTTTTTTTAGAAGGTAACTTCCGATCTAGTTCCTAACTAGATATCCTTATCAGCCGATTTCATTTTGGACATCCGGCTGCTAAAAAAAGGACGATCACGGTCAAATCacgccatttgtttttttgttttgttttaaagaatatTATACAGTTGATGACATTTCAAAAGATTAGACGTCCATATAGCAGAGAAAAGGGAGTGGTgaactttgattttttttcggATGAGATTTGCGGTTGGTTCCGTGACACTGACAGCGGGGCGGAGCTCTATCCGGAAGATGACTGGGCGGAGCTGTAAAGAGAGTTTTGCACAGTTCCGGCTATGCTTCTGTTAGAGTTACGCTCTGATGACGTCACACACACGCAGACGCAACACGAaacagaagcagagaaatACATTTGAGACGCGTATAACCTACGCCCTTTTGCCTCCGTTCTACGCGTTTTGCCATCCCTCTTCCGAAAACCGATACGCCGTTGATTGGTGGCCCTGGACCGAAAATCTTTGCACCAGTCACTGTGTCATCCGAGCGTATAAAAGTCCTCAATCGCTTCGATTTGCTCGCTATAATTCGTTTTTCATCGCAAGTTTCAGTGCCACGTCCTTTggatttccattttcttctcaATCCATTAAGGTAAATGAAATCGAAAGTGATGTAGTTCAATCGatgattagttttttttaaaaaagggaaatcaaaattcaaaatgattgAGTTGGGATGTATTGATTTCAAGTTGATTGGGCATATGCAAATTAGAATTTCCGTTTGAAAAGGGGTACATGTACGCAGTTGAAACTTTGAAAGTCCGACTTTGCGACGCGGCTTCCGTTGACGTCGATTTATTATTGAACACATTATCGATAGATACCCCTTTGgaaagtttaaaataaaaagtaaacgTCAAAAGTGACGAGAGGAAACATCGAAAATGATGTCCGCCCACAAAAGTGAGCAGCAAACGTCGATGAGAATGTGAAtgtttagaaaagaaattaaaagtgaTCCCGTGCTGTTGATTTAATCCCGTCGGCCAACTGTCAGATCAGATTAGCGTCATATTGCGTGTGTACATGTAAAATGGGAGGGACACACGCGTTCCAACGTCAGAgattttgaatgtttttcaTTCAATAATCCATTTTCAAGCAGGACGCCATTTTTCCGCCCCTGCGTCACGTCATCCGCCCCGTTTACTGCTGGATTGGAGATCATGCCCCACACAGGTAAAACATAAATTCATTATGATCTAATCATACGAGAGTTTTTCCCCTCTAATCTTCTTTGAATATTTCCAACAACGTCtgatttatttatatttataaaaaaaaaagagtttaaGTTTAATTGAAATAAGATTTACGGCTATTTTCAGGTCAAGCCGGAGTCAATCAGTTGGGTGGCGTTTTCGTTAATGGACGACCTCTACCAGATTACGTTCGCCGACGGATCGTTCAGCTGGCGCTCCTCGGTGTTCGTCCGTGCGACATTTCACGACAATTGCTCGTCTCTCACGGATGCGTTTCTAAAATACTCACCCGTTTTTATGAAACAGGATCCATCCGGCCCGGATCGGTTGCCGTCAACAACAAGCACAAGGTTTTCAAACAAgattttatcatttttgatCAATCCGTAGGCCTAGAAAACGGATTGCAAGTCCGTTGAAAGTCGGTGCGTCGGGTGATTTTAACGCACGGatcacatttttattttggttttggtttttaaatcGAGAAacgaatttttcatttttaaatgttccaTTGTTTTCCCTTAATTGAAATTTATGGGAAATCCGGCAAGCCACAAATAGAATTTTAATTCTTAATTGGTACTGCAGTAATTAGTTAGAAAAGCGTCCCAGCGTGAAACTGTAAatctttcaaacaaaaaacgaccGCAAATTTAGTTCATTAATTGTTCGTGGGAAGTAACAACCGTCATTTGTTTAAACGTgaaatttggttttttactTTAAGATCGCGACGCCTAGCGTCGTCCGCAAGGTTCTACGACTGAAGAGCGAACGGCCATCGCTTTTCGCTTCTGAGATCCGCGAAGCTTTGCTGAGCCAACGAATTTGCGATCCAGGTCAGGTGCCATCAGTTTCATCCATTAATCGAATCCTCCGCGAGGCTGCATCCGCTTCCAGTTCTTTAGCGGCAGAATGGCCCGGTCTAATGGTAGGTCATCACATGCAGCAGCTTTTCATCGGCAATCAATCAGCAACGCTCCAGCAACACCACGAAGCGTTGCCTGGAACGGCACAGCAATCGGCCGGACTTTCAAATATGCATCAATTGGATTTGTCGATTCCATCGACATCAGCCACATCATCCAGCTACGATCCAGCGCCATTAGATTGTAGTAGCAGCAAGCGGACGTCTGACGTCCATCCAGTCGTTCCATCTCCAGTTGCGCAATCTCAAACTGTTAAACGTAAAAAGATTTCGTACGCCATCGAAGATTTGCTGAAAAAGGACGACAGTTAAAGGCCAATCAACGGGTCATTCCTCGTATACGTTATGTCTAGTCATTAGAAgacttttttagttttctttaaaacaattaCGAAATCTAGTTCACCATTTCGTCACtgcagccaaaaaaaaaaaaataaaagacacattttcttttcttgtatttttttgttttgtttgaatgttttgaccacgaaaacaaaaaaaggagataaAAAGTTGATGATAATATCCACTgtgtaaaacaatttttaaaaaatatttaaatacaAATTCGGGACGGAtataaaagagaaaggaatGTTAATGTACACGTAATACATTCAGATCGACGCAAGCAAAACTGGTGCTGGCGtgcaattgttttcttttttttttgaataaaaagggCTATGCACTAGAtagtctatttttttttttaaatgtccgAGTTTTGCCCAATAGAGCAGAAATGAATAGTAAAGTGGTTTGagtggttttttcttttttttttaaatcccctTATCAAAGGTGGAAGCGATGTTGATTGGAGCTAGCGTATTCCGGTCGGTAGGAATGGGCTGAAGGCGGTTTATTGACAGAACGATGACCAGCTCGGTAGGGAGTTCCATATTCCGGCATTCGGTCATGAACTTCACCAGGGTGGGGAAACATGGCTACCGATTGGCCGGAAACGGTGTGGGCTGAAGATCGACGCGACCGTTGCCCGTCATTGACGTAACCTTGATTCACTTCACCTAGAAgtaatgaaagaaaatgtagtAGCTGTTATTTGAGTAACGGAGAAAATATCAACAGACCTTTGTAGATGATAGGATAAGGCTGAAGCGACAATAGTTTGACATGACGGACGGCGAGAGTAAACGCTAAAGCGGCTAGGACAAGAACGTCAGCCACGCCTATCATTGCCAAGATATAGGCCCATCGAAGTCCGCATTGTCCCGGATAAAAATGTCTTGCTGAAGGACCGCATACTTCTTGGACAGATGGATCCGACCAGCCTCCAGGGAAAGCCAAGACACCAACTATTAAAAACGCGCCtgccaaaaaaacaaaacaaaaaaattgaaataaaaatcagGGTTAGTGGATTCGAAA
Proteins encoded in this region:
- the LOC116921140 gene encoding paired box pox-neuro protein — its product is MPHTGQAGVNQLGGVFVNGRPLPDYVRRRIVQLALLGVRPCDISRQLLVSHGCVSKILTRFYETGSIRPGSVAVNNKHKIATPSVVRKVLRLKSERPSLFASEIREALLSQRICDPGQVPSVSSINRILREAASASSSLAAEWPGLMVGHHMQQLFIGNQSATLQQHHEALPGTAQQSAGLSNMHQLDLSIPSTSATSSSYDPAPLDCSSSKRTSDVHPVVPSPVAQSQTVKRKKISYAIEDLLKKDDS
- the LOC116921136 gene encoding vascular endothelial growth factor receptor 1, which translates into the protein MTKISVKTVLLYILLGASQSASKWLPMIPDGSHQVITAGANLVLTCIYQYRDEYDANFSNIWWTLPDYVEKNTIGDLHTRLSKTFYRNETHSTSTIVLLRVRHTDTGFYGCEQNSWNKKKIQQYVYVYNDNSFDSKSSYLTFMDPYEAAYLAQQGVSLHVPCKPTHPNLNISVIRTSQLTANGIVSTDLKKESGKYQEDLLSELDSNWLLKAERGLTLTNPKVGDAGKYGCIGTMNNITDEKYFDIYVKGMEVVRVGEMEDPAEGANATLICRMFTETEFSSPPEWSYRINNTGQMRIINETSPPEGIQIKTQRWIKEACISGCREFTYFESRLDLMDIKENSETTFQCSAFIDRQSVSKIILFTLKGINYDRKQEIITVIATSVAIILLMLFVVGIGMKLYFDKKNAKEEIARRLGGNPNGINPDLPIEYQIEFLPYDKRWEFPRNRLTLGIQLGIGCFGRVVKAEAIGLKDSKETVKTVAVKMIKSQSDVVAMDALIRELKILIYLGSHLNVVNLLGACTKDIAKGELLIIVEYCRFGNLQTYLINQRNQFINQLDEFGNMKSGINAEHPYIREHLCLSANGKRNVVQQKAHIDGDPAYNFTISTRDLISWAFQVARGMEYLASKKVLHGDLAARNVLLADDGVVKVADFGMARKMYYDVNYEKKGQGLLPVKWMAIESLTDHIFSSQSDVWSYGVLLWELFSLGKLPYPGRNAKFELIKVLQNGYRMEKPDNAPNFFGEIMANCWKMEPNERPTFVQLQQMIGDYMEPLTAADYLDVNVPRQSCNEEINRSSSQMSTMPNEEPDYQFAKEDEMTRL
- the LOC116921139 gene encoding LHFPL tetraspan subfamily member 3 protein, giving the protein MVASVAQVEFIESSQMHTSNYLRSSKAVGVLWGVFTFCFAIIDVVVFIQPQWIGDTVESKGTGYFGLWKHCSLVKSAVGQEIICKGQLEDFNTILNPAFRAATVFVGLSVVIIVLCLCAMLFFFFFSPSTVFHICGWLQFFSGAFLIVGVLAFPGGWSDPSVQEVCGPSARHFYPGQCGLRWAYILAMIGVADVLVLAALAFTLAVRHVKLLSLQPYPIIYKGEVNQGYVNDGQRSRRSSAHTVSGQSVAMFPHPGEVHDRMPEYGTPYRAGHRSVNKPPSAHSYRPEYASSNQHRFHL